One region of Candidatus Electrothrix rattekaaiensis genomic DNA includes:
- a CDS encoding baseplate J/gp47 family protein, translating into MERTKQHLNGFTKRHLDFYFQKILQMQKKKAVPDHVNVLIELAKQQESFLLPAGTLLHAGKDSAGKLLAYTTDEKTQLNHAQIAKLRAVYVDKQPTSIYESIQKAREEYLKNKENNEEIRQKAFIEMLKVALGRTELGYELPKYPLDEQENKKKKVDFKLLDCSYKRLEFIKNKLKLTFNEFNKKYNDIDERKKLEKSAKELDSNNTITHENKTEKLYNNIKEIESYFYITVDAFYFLIKVIKNTPENTDKWERIDSLLSAAYAKRTSSDRKKELAKLLGSKKESGLIARRKRELQEDIIAEKEEWQGLYAIEDVRKATVSNSVDAKNTAQRWKTFGQFSSDEESSEKKEKQQPGPAEFGLAISSPVLLLSQGERIITLTLGLNGTNEMFRVLASTEDEDGWIEASSLNINDEKEWIITFNADQKPIAAPKFGPFKGADWPILKIIFDDRNGKNNSGKYYQQFRKEILSNITISAEVKDLSYFTIWNDFQKLDCKKPFEPFGPKPVVGSRFYLSSSELRLKKITEIIFKNEWVNIDHLSDVYYQAYNAYNTKQSNNTKKIESKLSFNILIQTDNFRDNEEHALFKKNDNGYEVSFSKEGYVEKIYWELQNPDFQHSVYPALAAQKATELAVAIANGPTGIKAENYQINPPFTPVIKKLTLNYNASASLKENQNEIKLFHIHPFGYAEVKPVKDDEKITGYPFLPKYDRAGELYIGLENLKPPQHLSMLFQMAEGSADADMNPSPVYWDYLDGNEWLPLENGGVLHDRTRGLINSGIIKFALPAPEKPSTLLPSELYWLRASVRKRPDSVCDTVAIHTQAVSATLVDNDNAPDHFRQPLAKDSIKKLLHPLPAIKAVRQPYTSFGGKTAEEDKWFYTRVSERLRHKQRALTVWDYEHLVLERFPQIYKVKCIPANESRPGTVEIVVIPDIRNRLPADPFEPKAPANLLEDIQSYIEAMAPDSANIVVKNANYVPFLVRMGVRFRQGYEEGYHIDRLQDKLNRFLAPWAYTEGADIVFGGKIYASSIIDFVERLPYVDYLAQLNLFPTGLREGENSISAKESADVLVPERKHFIDAIPEGGYQFGINHMMIGLDFQVASNK; encoded by the coding sequence TTGGAGCGCACCAAACAACACCTGAACGGCTTCACCAAGCGGCATCTGGATTTTTATTTTCAAAAGATTCTGCAAATGCAGAAGAAAAAGGCGGTGCCTGATCATGTCAATGTGCTGATTGAGCTGGCGAAACAGCAGGAGAGTTTTCTTCTGCCCGCCGGAACACTGCTTCACGCCGGGAAAGACAGTGCCGGGAAATTGCTGGCCTATACAACGGATGAAAAGACTCAGCTCAATCATGCCCAGATTGCGAAGTTACGGGCTGTGTATGTTGATAAACAACCTACTTCTATTTATGAGAGTATCCAAAAAGCGCGGGAAGAATACCTTAAGAATAAGGAGAATAACGAAGAAATACGTCAAAAAGCCTTTATTGAGATGTTAAAAGTAGCTCTTGGTAGGACAGAACTGGGTTACGAATTGCCGAAATATCCACTGGATGAACAAGAAAACAAGAAGAAAAAGGTAGATTTTAAGTTATTGGATTGTAGCTACAAGCGACTTGAATTTATCAAAAATAAACTCAAGCTGACATTTAATGAATTTAACAAAAAGTACAACGATATTGATGAACGTAAAAAACTGGAGAAAAGTGCAAAAGAGTTAGATTCTAATAACACTATAACCCATGAGAATAAAACGGAAAAACTTTATAATAATATTAAGGAAATAGAGTCATATTTTTATATAACTGTAGATGCTTTTTATTTTCTTATCAAGGTTATCAAGAACACTCCTGAAAATACAGATAAATGGGAAAGGATTGATAGCCTCCTTTCCGCAGCTTACGCAAAAAGAACATCATCTGATCGTAAAAAGGAACTTGCAAAACTCCTTGGATCTAAAAAAGAATCCGGTTTGATAGCCCGTCGCAAGAGAGAGTTGCAAGAAGATATTATTGCTGAAAAAGAAGAATGGCAAGGGCTATATGCGATTGAGGATGTGAGAAAAGCAACTGTAAGTAATTCTGTTGATGCTAAGAATACAGCACAACGCTGGAAGACATTCGGTCAGTTCTCTTCTGATGAGGAATCTTCTGAAAAAAAAGAGAAACAGCAGCCTGGGCCTGCTGAATTCGGCTTGGCTATAAGTTCTCCTGTTCTGCTGTTGAGTCAGGGAGAGCGTATAATCACTTTAACTCTTGGGTTAAACGGAACAAATGAAATGTTTCGTGTTCTTGCTAGCACGGAAGATGAGGATGGATGGATAGAAGCATCATCTTTAAATATTAATGATGAGAAAGAATGGATAATTACATTTAATGCTGATCAAAAGCCAATAGCAGCACCAAAATTCGGCCCTTTTAAAGGGGCTGATTGGCCGATTCTTAAAATTATTTTTGATGATCGAAATGGAAAAAATAATTCAGGAAAGTATTATCAACAGTTCCGTAAAGAAATATTGTCAAATATAACGATAAGTGCTGAGGTAAAGGACCTTTCATATTTTACTATCTGGAACGATTTTCAAAAATTAGACTGCAAGAAACCGTTTGAACCATTCGGTCCTAAACCTGTTGTCGGGTCACGTTTTTATTTGTCATCTTCTGAGCTACGCTTAAAAAAAATAACAGAAATAATATTTAAAAATGAATGGGTAAATATTGATCATCTATCAGATGTTTACTATCAAGCGTATAATGCATACAATACGAAACAGTCTAATAATACTAAAAAAATAGAAAGCAAGCTGTCTTTTAATATATTAATTCAAACAGATAATTTTAGAGATAATGAAGAACATGCACTTTTCAAAAAAAATGATAATGGATATGAAGTATCTTTTTCAAAAGAGGGATATGTGGAAAAAATTTATTGGGAATTGCAGAATCCTGATTTTCAACATTCAGTTTATCCAGCACTTGCGGCACAAAAAGCTACAGAACTTGCTGTAGCAATAGCAAATGGACCCACTGGAATCAAAGCTGAAAATTACCAAATCAACCCGCCCTTCACCCCTGTCATTAAAAAACTGACCCTAAATTATAACGCTTCTGCCAGCCTAAAAGAAAATCAGAACGAAATAAAATTATTCCATATCCATCCATTCGGCTATGCAGAGGTGAAGCCTGTTAAAGATGACGAAAAAATAACTGGCTATCCTTTCCTGCCCAAGTACGACCGGGCAGGCGAACTGTATATCGGTTTGGAGAATCTCAAGCCGCCGCAGCATCTGAGCATGTTGTTCCAGATGGCTGAGGGCAGTGCTGATGCGGATATGAATCCGTCGCCTGTTTACTGGGATTACTTGGACGGCAATGAGTGGCTCCCACTAGAGAACGGTGGCGTGCTGCACGATAGGACTCGCGGCCTGATCAATTCCGGCATCATCAAATTTGCCCTGCCTGCGCCTGAGAAGCCAAGCACCTTGCTGCCTTCTGAACTGTACTGGCTGCGGGCAAGTGTGAGAAAGCGGCCTGACAGTGTTTGCGATACTGTTGCCATTCATACCCAAGCCGTGTCTGCTACCTTGGTTGACAACGACAATGCGCCTGACCATTTCAGGCAGCCTTTGGCAAAGGACAGCATCAAAAAGCTGCTACATCCTCTCCCGGCCATTAAGGCTGTTCGTCAACCCTACACATCATTCGGCGGCAAAACTGCTGAAGAGGATAAATGGTTTTACACCCGGGTCAGCGAACGGCTGCGACATAAACAACGTGCGCTGACCGTATGGGATTATGAGCATCTAGTTTTGGAACGCTTTCCTCAGATTTACAAAGTCAAGTGCATTCCGGCAAATGAGAGCAGGCCGGGCACTGTGGAGATCGTTGTCATACCGGATATCCGCAACCGCCTGCCTGCTGATCCGTTTGAGCCGAAAGCCCCGGCAAACTTACTGGAGGATATTCAGAGCTATATTGAGGCGATGGCACCGGATTCAGCGAATATCGTGGTGAAAAATGCGAATTATGTTCCTTTTCTGGTCAGAATGGGAGTGCGTTTCCGGCAGGGGTATGAGGAAGGGTATCATATTGATCGTTTGCAGGATAAGCTGAATCGTTTTCTGGCTCCTTGGGCTTATACGGAAGGTGCGGATATTGTTTTTGGCGGGAAAATATATGCCAGCAGCATTATCGACTTTGTTGAACGCCTTCCCTATGTTGACTATCTGGCGCAGCTCAATCTCTTTCCTACAGGGCTGAGAGAGGGAGAAAACAGCATCAGTGCCAAAGAAAGTGCTGATGTTTTGGTGCCTGAACGGAAGCATTTTATTGATGCGATACCTGAAGGCGGTTATCAGTTCGGCATCAATCACATGATGATTGGGCTGGATTTTCAAGTGGCATCGAATAAATAG
- a CDS encoding GPW/gp25 family protein, whose amino-acid sequence MDQAFLGRGWSFPPVFKSSSGGVDMLEGEADIASSLEILLSTRPGERLMQPEYGCNLDELMFEQLDTRIKTLMADKVESAILYHEPRIRLERVHLDDNQGHEGVVLIEIVYQVKSTNSRFNFVYPYYKQEGTDINLTTTVRLLPDNT is encoded by the coding sequence ATGGATCAGGCTTTTCTCGGACGGGGTTGGAGTTTTCCACCGGTGTTTAAGAGCAGTAGCGGTGGGGTGGACATGCTGGAAGGTGAAGCGGATATCGCCTCCAGTCTGGAAATCCTACTCAGCACCCGACCGGGAGAACGGCTGATGCAGCCAGAATATGGCTGTAATTTAGACGAGCTGATGTTTGAGCAACTGGACACCCGCATAAAAACGCTGATGGCGGACAAGGTGGAATCAGCGATTCTCTATCATGAACCCCGCATCCGGCTGGAGCGTGTACACTTGGATGACAACCAAGGGCATGAAGGAGTGGTCCTGATAGAGATTGTTTATCAGGTCAAATCCACCAATTCCCGGTTCAACTTTGTCTATCCCTATTATAAGCAGGAGGGAACGGACATCAATCTCACCACAACTGTCAGGCTGCTGCCTGACAACACCTGA
- a CDS encoding PAAR domain-containing protein, with amino-acid sequence MLPAARITDMITSPATQGVPIPIIPPGEPTVLIGGLPAARIGDSCGADAIIKGSTTVLIGGSPAARIGDMTAAGGVVIPPGMVTVLIGG; translated from the coding sequence ATGCTCCCAGCAGCTCGTATCACCGACATGATCACCAGTCCTGCAACCCAAGGCGTACCGATCCCGATTATTCCGCCCGGAGAACCCACTGTGCTGATCGGCGGTTTGCCTGCGGCCCGCATCGGTGATAGTTGCGGTGCAGATGCGATTATCAAGGGATCAACAACCGTTCTGATTGGTGGTTCGCCAGCCGCCCGTATCGGCGATATGACGGCAGCCGGAGGTGTAGTCATACCTCCGGGTATGGTTACTGTACTTATTGGAGGTTAA
- the vgrG gene encoding type VI secretion system tip protein VgrG, producing the protein MSNESGIPTPSAPGVCTAALLIDGEEISGVFHLLSATVSRELNRIPTAIIHLSDGEAAKATFPASNTTHFIPGRKIEVRLGYRSENETIFQGIIIKHSIKIRRNGNQLRIECRDSAFKMTGNIRSRFHTDKKDSEIMEELINNHGLTADVEATLPELKSAVQYEASDWDFLLCRAEANGMVVLVEDGSIRVAPPVADEEPVVVVGYGNTLLELDAEIDARQQSKGIKADTWNAAEQDVMSVNAEEPAAADSGNLAPADLAEIGDRDPHAIHHGGGLDQTELQVWADGRLLRERLAKIRGRAKFQGFAGILPGNIIELTGIGDRFAGHLYVSGVRHSLGGGNWETDVQFGLNPDLFAETYNLRPLPAAGLLPGVGGLQIGIVTALEEDPEGEDRIKVRLPLVSSEEEGIWARLATLDAGDGRGTFFRPDIGDEVIVGFLNDDPRHPVVLGMLHSSAKPAPEPAQDDNYRKGYISREKMQFVFDDEKKVITLETPGGNKLILSEDETAVLLQDQNDNKITLNADGITLESAKNLILKAANDVKVEGVNAEVQAQSAFKASATGSAEVSGAEATLKGNASTIIQGGIVQIN; encoded by the coding sequence ATGAGCAACGAATCCGGCATTCCGACACCTTCCGCACCGGGTGTCTGCACTGCAGCCCTGCTGATTGACGGTGAAGAAATCTCAGGTGTATTCCATCTGCTGTCAGCAACCGTGAGCCGCGAACTCAACCGCATTCCAACTGCCATCATTCATCTGAGTGATGGCGAAGCAGCCAAAGCCACTTTCCCGGCCAGCAACACTACTCATTTTATTCCGGGCCGAAAGATTGAGGTCCGACTGGGCTATCGCTCTGAGAACGAAACCATTTTTCAGGGTATTATTATAAAACACAGTATTAAAATTCGCCGAAACGGTAATCAGTTACGAATAGAATGTCGTGATTCTGCCTTTAAAATGACTGGCAACATCAGAAGCCGCTTCCATACGGACAAGAAAGATAGCGAGATCATGGAAGAACTGATCAATAATCACGGTTTGACCGCTGATGTGGAGGCCACCCTACCGGAACTGAAGTCTGCGGTCCAGTATGAAGCCAGTGATTGGGATTTTCTGCTCTGTCGGGCGGAAGCCAACGGCATGGTTGTGCTGGTGGAAGACGGCAGCATTCGGGTTGCTCCGCCTGTGGCTGATGAAGAACCGGTTGTCGTTGTCGGTTACGGGAACACTCTTCTGGAACTGGATGCGGAAATAGATGCCCGCCAGCAGAGCAAAGGCATAAAGGCTGATACTTGGAATGCTGCTGAACAGGACGTGATGTCGGTTAATGCTGAAGAGCCTGCTGCTGCTGACAGCGGCAATCTTGCTCCTGCGGATCTGGCGGAGATCGGCGACAGAGATCCCCATGCAATACATCATGGCGGTGGACTGGACCAGACTGAGTTGCAGGTATGGGCTGACGGCAGATTGCTCAGGGAACGCCTGGCTAAGATTCGCGGCAGGGCGAAATTTCAAGGGTTCGCCGGTATTCTTCCGGGCAATATTATTGAACTTACCGGTATCGGAGATCGTTTTGCAGGACATCTATACGTCTCTGGAGTGCGTCATAGCCTCGGCGGCGGCAATTGGGAAACAGATGTGCAGTTCGGCCTGAATCCCGACCTTTTTGCAGAGACCTATAACCTGCGTCCTCTGCCAGCGGCAGGATTACTGCCCGGAGTCGGCGGACTGCAGATCGGGATCGTCACCGCCTTGGAAGAGGACCCGGAAGGAGAAGATCGGATCAAAGTGCGTCTGCCCTTGGTCAGCAGCGAAGAGGAAGGGATCTGGGCGAGATTGGCAACCCTGGATGCTGGAGATGGACGCGGAACATTTTTTCGTCCAGATATCGGCGATGAAGTCATTGTCGGTTTCCTCAACGATGATCCGCGTCACCCGGTGGTGTTGGGTATGCTTCACAGTAGTGCCAAACCAGCTCCTGAACCTGCTCAGGACGATAATTATCGGAAAGGCTATATCAGCCGGGAAAAGATGCAGTTTGTCTTTGATGATGAAAAGAAAGTCATCACCTTGGAAACTCCCGGCGGCAACAAACTCATCTTGTCGGAAGACGAAACCGCCGTCTTGCTTCAAGATCAGAATGACAATAAGATTACCCTGAATGCGGACGGCATCACCCTTGAAAGTGCCAAGAACCTGATCCTGAAAGCTGCCAATGACGTGAAGGTGGAGGGGGTGAATGCCGAAGTGCAAGCGCAGAGTGCCTTCAAAGCGTCGGCCACCGGCAGTGCGGAAGTTTCCGGTGCTGAAGCGACGCTCAAGGGCAATGCCTCCACGATTATTCAGGGCGGAATCGTTCAGATCAATTAA
- a CDS encoding DUF5908 family protein, with translation MPIEIKELHIRVAVNTSSSGQQSGPSGTSSAVGSAPPSEEKNALVSECAEQVLQILREKGER, from the coding sequence ATGCCCATTGAAATTAAAGAACTGCATATTCGTGTTGCGGTCAATACCTCCAGTAGCGGACAGCAATCAGGCCCATCAGGAACCTCTTCCGCCGTTGGTTCTGCTCCACCATCAGAAGAGAAAAATGCTTTGGTCAGCGAGTGCGCGGAGCAGGTATTACAGATTCTTCGCGAAAAAGGAGAACGATAA
- a CDS encoding phage tail protein has product MMTQYYPPWGFYYKVVFDIGKEEVRFKNVSGLSVEYDMEEYKEGGENRFVHKLPVRTKYADLVLKRGMLTDSQVIRWFLNAFRDRQFKPTNISVMLLNEQANKQENPEPLRTWNVVNAVPKKWLVSDLNANESSVVIETMELTYRYFTVQD; this is encoded by the coding sequence ATGATGACGCAATACTATCCGCCCTGGGGATTCTATTATAAAGTTGTATTCGATATCGGCAAGGAGGAAGTGCGTTTCAAAAATGTTTCCGGCTTGTCAGTTGAATACGATATGGAGGAATACAAGGAGGGCGGTGAAAATCGTTTTGTCCACAAGCTTCCTGTTCGGACAAAATATGCAGATTTAGTGCTGAAGCGCGGTATGCTGACCGATTCTCAAGTAATCAGATGGTTTCTCAATGCCTTTCGTGATCGGCAATTCAAACCGACTAATATCAGTGTGATGCTTCTGAATGAACAGGCGAACAAACAAGAGAACCCCGAGCCGCTACGTACTTGGAACGTGGTCAATGCCGTTCCTAAAAAATGGCTGGTGAGTGACCTGAATGCCAATGAAAGCAGTGTGGTTATTGAAACGATGGAATTAACATACAGGTATTTTACTGTACAGGATTAA
- a CDS encoding phage tail protein yields the protein MAQQYPLPRFQFQVDWGGAKISFTEVTGLVMEREKIEYRHSDSPDFSKIAMPGMMKNSNITLKRGTFAKDTDYSAWFEEVSNERVENRRDVTIRLLNEKHEPVAAWKANRCFPVKLTAPDLKSDASEVAIESIEIAHEGLKVMPI from the coding sequence ATGGCACAGCAATATCCCTTACCGCGTTTTCAATTCCAGGTAGATTGGGGCGGCGCAAAAATCAGTTTTACCGAGGTCACCGGTTTGGTCATGGAACGGGAAAAGATTGAGTATCGCCATAGCGACAGCCCTGATTTCAGCAAAATCGCTATGCCAGGAATGATGAAAAATAGTAACATCACCTTAAAACGCGGTACTTTTGCAAAGGACACCGACTATAGTGCCTGGTTTGAAGAAGTTTCTAACGAGAGAGTGGAGAACCGACGTGATGTAACTATTCGGCTCTTAAATGAGAAACATGAACCTGTTGCAGCTTGGAAGGCCAATCGCTGTTTTCCAGTGAAACTGACAGCTCCAGATCTTAAATCGGATGCCAGTGAGGTGGCGATTGAAAGTATTGAGATCGCCCACGAAGGCTTGAAGGTCATGCCGATATAA
- a CDS encoding phage tail sheath C-terminal domain-containing protein, with product MVEYEKYFGEADKETTITVTITTDKDGNESATARITTPSKHIMYYALQLFFANGGGPCYIVSIGKSADTGGISSTELKKGLDVLKKEDEPTLIIFPEAQNISDITEVETLYNSALEQCYQLKDRFVIMDLHEGGENTLNEMVDEFRGKGIGNEYLKYGAVYGPNVETILDLAYDENTTTVTIKSGSVQESETDTASSSTATGDSGDSSGDDGGAAGISAGGGESDSESLNLTTLKENNNFRYELAKAAIRDMPCIMPPAAAIAGIYASVDNSRGVWKAPANVSLNAVIQPTLQISNAEQDGMNEDARSGKSINAIRYFTGKGTLVWGARTLAGNDNEWRYINVRRFFNFAEESIKKATEQFVFEPNDANTWVRIQAMIENFLTTQWRQGALQGVKPEHAFYVAVGLGKTMTAQDILEGKMIIEIGMAVVRPAEFIVLRFSHKMAES from the coding sequence ATGGTTGAATATGAAAAATATTTTGGAGAAGCGGATAAGGAAACGACAATCACAGTAACTATAACTACAGATAAAGATGGAAATGAATCTGCTACAGCTCGGATAACTACCCCATCAAAACATATTATGTATTATGCGCTGCAGCTTTTCTTTGCTAACGGAGGCGGCCCTTGCTATATCGTCTCTATTGGGAAATCTGCTGATACTGGTGGTATTTCCTCGACAGAATTAAAGAAGGGGCTGGATGTCTTAAAGAAGGAGGATGAACCTACACTGATCATTTTTCCAGAAGCACAAAATATTTCTGATATTACGGAAGTTGAGACTCTTTATAATTCTGCGCTTGAGCAGTGCTATCAATTAAAAGATCGATTTGTGATTATGGATCTACATGAAGGAGGGGAAAATACACTGAATGAGATGGTTGACGAATTCAGAGGCAAGGGCATCGGCAATGAATATCTTAAATATGGAGCTGTTTATGGGCCTAATGTTGAAACAATACTAGACCTTGCCTATGATGAAAATACTACGACGGTAACAATAAAAAGCGGTTCTGTTCAAGAAAGCGAGACAGACACCGCTTCTAGCAGCACTGCAACGGGTGACTCAGGCGATTCATCAGGAGATGACGGAGGAGCAGCTGGCATATCTGCAGGAGGCGGAGAGAGCGACTCAGAATCCCTGAACTTAACAACACTGAAAGAAAACAACAATTTTAGATATGAACTGGCCAAAGCTGCTATTCGGGATATGCCCTGCATCATGCCGCCGGCGGCAGCCATAGCCGGAATCTACGCTTCAGTGGACAACAGCAGGGGGGTTTGGAAAGCACCTGCCAATGTCAGTTTGAATGCGGTCATCCAGCCAACTCTCCAAATTTCCAATGCCGAACAAGATGGTATGAATGAGGATGCACGATCCGGCAAGTCCATTAACGCTATTCGGTATTTTACTGGCAAAGGAACTCTTGTCTGGGGTGCCCGTACCCTAGCAGGCAACGACAATGAATGGCGGTATATCAATGTCCGCCGCTTCTTTAATTTCGCCGAAGAATCCATCAAGAAAGCCACGGAGCAGTTTGTCTTTGAGCCGAACGATGCCAACACATGGGTGCGGATACAGGCCATGATCGAAAATTTTTTGACTACCCAATGGCGACAGGGCGCATTACAGGGCGTCAAACCGGAACATGCCTTTTATGTTGCTGTGGGACTTGGTAAAACCATGACAGCACAGGACATCCTTGAGGGAAAAATGATTATTGAAATCGGTATGGCCGTCGTGCGGCCTGCGGAGTTTATTGTTCTCAGGTTTTCCCACAAAATGGCGGAATCATAA
- a CDS encoding DUF4255 domain-containing protein encodes MISHALTIVANELHKHLTDNYNMSSEDPSVKLGNLAEGFTGNHDREMLYISVVNIKEEKTLKNLPHRVSDSASLRVTYENPPVFINLLILITAAHKDYTNALLMLSRAILFFQCNNVITQDNVDPESISKDEPLNTLDRLESFKLIFDLYSPSMEEVNHLWGTLGGKQYPFVLYKLRMLDLQFKSVQGQGGVVEEVITNFSHKTE; translated from the coding sequence ATGATTTCTCATGCGTTGACTATAGTTGCCAACGAACTTCATAAGCACCTGACGGATAATTATAATATGTCGAGTGAAGATCCTTCGGTTAAGTTAGGTAATTTGGCTGAAGGGTTTACTGGCAATCATGATAGAGAGATGCTCTACATCTCTGTCGTTAATATTAAAGAAGAAAAAACTCTCAAAAATTTACCTCATCGTGTATCAGATAGCGCATCACTCAGAGTAACCTACGAGAATCCTCCTGTTTTTATCAATCTTTTAATTCTTATTACCGCTGCACATAAAGATTACACGAATGCATTGTTAATGCTCTCAAGAGCAATCCTTTTTTTTCAGTGTAATAACGTCATTACGCAAGATAATGTTGACCCAGAATCTATAAGCAAAGATGAGCCTCTTAACACTCTGGATCGGCTGGAATCATTTAAGTTAATTTTTGACTTATACTCTCCCAGCATGGAAGAGGTGAACCATCTCTGGGGCACACTCGGAGGAAAGCAGTATCCCTTTGTTTTATACAAGCTCAGAATGCTTGATCTCCAATTTAAGTCTGTTCAAGGCCAAGGTGGGGTTGTAGAAGAGGTTATCACTAATTTCTCTCATAAAACCGAGTAG